Below is a genomic region from Methanolobus sediminis.
AAAGAAGCACGCATGGGATCATTGTAGATTTCATTCAGAAACTAAAGGACAATCCATATCAACTTGAGATTCTTGGTGATGGTAGACAATCTAAATCATATCTTCATGTGAATGAATGTGTCACGGCAATAATATTTGCTATAAACAGCAGCAATAAATCTGTTAATATATTCAATGTTGGTTCAGAGGATACGATAAATACCACTGATATTGGGAAGATTGTTGTAGAGAAAATGGGACTTCAGAATGTCGACTTCACATATACAGGCGGCAAACGCGGATGGAAAGGCGATGTACCAAGGATGTTGCTTGGAATTGATAAGTTGAAAAATATGGGATGGAATCCTGAGTATTCATCAAAAAGAAGTGTAAAAGAAACTGTGAAATCATTTATACATGACTAAAAAGTGACTATTTATGAAAGTAATTATCCCCGCAGCAGGTACTGGAAAACGGCTTTTTCCCCACACTCACACAAAACCAAAACCCATGGTTTACATTGCAGGTAAACCCATAATAGGACATATTCTTGATAGAATGATAGACCTTGAACCTGAAGAGATCATACTTATCGTTGGATACCACAAAGATCAATTAATTTCATACGTCAACGAAAACTATAGAAACATATTTAACATCACGTATGTGGAGCAGGAAAAGAGGCTTGGACTTGGCCATTCTATATACATAGCACGTGAATATGTGAATGGTTCGGACATCATGATCGCTCTGGGAGATATGATCTTTAAAGCAGGATATCTGGATTTCTATCAAAGACATACTGGAAATGAGAAATGTGCAGGTTCGATAGGAGTAAAAGAAGTTGATGAACCCCGAAAATACGGAATCGTTGAGCTTGAGCAGAATTCGCCTTGCATCAGGAAACTTGAGGAAAAACCAGAAATACCAGTATCCAATCTTGGAATTGCAGGAGTATACTTCATCAAAGATACAAAAATCCTGTTCGAAATCC
It encodes:
- a CDS encoding sugar phosphate nucleotidyltransferase, which gives rise to MKVIIPAAGTGKRLFPHTHTKPKPMVYIAGKPIIGHILDRMIDLEPEEIILIVGYHKDQLISYVNENYRNIFNITYVEQEKRLGLGHSIYIAREYVNGSDIMIALGDMIFKAGYLDFYQRHTGNEKCAGSIGVKEVDEPRKYGIVELEQNSPCIRKLEEKPEIPVSNLGIAGVYFIKDTKILFEILERMIQDNIRSRGEFQLTDALQEMIQQGNKLKTFEVSSWYDCGHATSLLETNQVLLNEKENISHDYESVDSVIIHPVAIGNNVKITNSVIGPHASIADETTVENSIISDSVIGSRACISKVNLQSSIVGDEAHVVGKHNSLNIGDSSSIEF